The Methanophagales archaeon sequence GGCGCATAATATCCGGATGAGAGATATGAAACCTTTTGTAACCGAGATAGAAGGTAAAGGGGTACCATGGGACGCGTCACAGCTGAGGAAGATACAGGAACATCCCTGTTTCAGTGAGAATGCCTGTCATCTCTTCGGCAGGATGCATCTGCCCGTGGCACCGAAATGCAATATCCAGTGTAATTACTGCATTCGTAAATACGATTGCGTGAACGAGTCGCGTCCCGGTGTGACGAGTAAGGTATTGAGCCCGGAGGAAGCTCTGGAAAGGGTGCGGGAAGTACTGAATAAGGTACATTACATTAAGGTCGTTGCCGTTGCGGGACCAGGTGAGCCGCTCTTCAATGAGGAAACATTCGAGACTTTTCGGCTGGTGAAGGCTGAGTTCCCGCATCTGATGCGATGCATGAGCACCAATGGGTTGCTGTTACCTGACCGGATTGACGATATAGAGGAGCTGGGCATCGGCACTCTAACTGTGACACTGAACGCAGTTGACCCCGCTATTGGCAAACTCATCTATTCGTTCGTGAACTATCATGGCAAGATATACAGGGGCGAGGAAGCTGCGGAAATACTGCTGAAGAACCAGTTAGAGGGTATTCGAGAAGCGGTAAAGCGGAAGATCATAGTTAAGGTGAATACAGTATACATCCCCACGATAAACGATAAACATATTGAGGATATAGCGAAGCAAATAGGTAAGATGGGTGTCTACATGCAGAACATCATGCCGCTTATACCTCAGTATAAGTTTGCAGACATCAAACCGCCAACACCAGAGGAGAAGAGGGAGATGCAGGCTCGATGCAGTGCGTATGTGAAGCAGATGACGCACTGTCGCCAGTGCCGCGCAGATGCTATCGGCAGACTGGGTAAGGATATCCAGCAGCAGTTCTTCGCACGCCATGCCCAAACTCAATCTAAAGCCTGAATCTAAGCCTAAACCTAAACTCAAACTCTTTGGCATCTCCGCAAGTCCCCGTATAGCAGCAACCGATTGGATAGTCAGGACAGGTCTGGGATATGCTATGGATAACTGGGGTGCGGAGACACGATATTTCTCGGCTCATGGCAAGAAACTCAATTTCTGTATCCATTGCGACCACTGTATAAAAGAAGGCGAGTGTATCCATAGCGATGCGATGAACGAGGTGTATTCAGGATTTGAGTGGGCAGATGCAATCCTGATTGGAACACCAGTATATCAGGGTACACTAAGTGGACAGGCAAAAGTCCTTATGGACCGCATGAGAGCGTTTGTAGCGAGTGATCCACATGCACTGCGTGGCAAGTTGGGAGCGGTAGTTGCTGATGGCGGTGACCGTATAGGAGGTCAAGAGCTCGCTATCAGGTCAATACATGATTTCTATCTGATAAATGAGATGATACCGGTAGGAGGGGGAGCTTTTGGTGCGAACCTCGGTGCAACCTTCTGGTCAAAAGATAAAGGTGCAGATGGAGTAAGAGCGGATGAAGAGGGTTTGAAAAGCCTTTACAGAACTATTGATAGACTCGTAGAGGTTTATCTTTTAATAAAGATAAAGAGGCATTAATAGCGATGGAGAAGGATACGAATACGAATACCATGATTGCATGGTGCATAACAGGTTCCGGTGACCGTATAGAGGAATGTGTGGATTTCATGAAGGAACTGAGGAGGAAATATAATCCAGATATTCATGTTTACATCTCCAGAGAGGGTGCAACGGTATTGAAGTTCTACAAGCTCTTTAAAGCGGTAAAAGACGAGTTCTCACGGGTGAGCGTAGAAAAAGGACCAAATGCACCTTTCTTAGCAGGACGAATACAGCTTGGCAGGTATGATTTCGTACTGATTGCACCCGCTACTGCGAATACCGTAGCAAAAATCGCTCATGGCATCGCAGACACGCTCGTCACCAATGCCGCAGCACAGGCGATGAAGGTGGATGTGCCTGTTTATATCTTCCCGGTGGACCAGAAGGAGGGGGTGATAATAACAAAATTACCCGATGGACGCAGCCTCAAGTTAAGGATACGGAAGGAAGATGTAGCGAATGTGGATAAGCTACGGCGAATGCGTGGTATTACAGTTCTTAGTGAAGTG is a genomic window containing:
- the afpA gene encoding archaeoflavoprotein AfpA, encoding MEKDTNTNTMIAWCITGSGDRIEECVDFMKELRRKYNPDIHVYISREGATVLKFYKLFKAVKDEFSRVSVEKGPNAPFLAGRIQLGRYDFVLIAPATANTVAKIAHGIADTLVTNAAAQAMKVDVPVYIFPVDQKEGVIITKLPDGRSLKLRIRKEDVANVDKLRRMRGITVLSEVQEIEEVLK
- a CDS encoding flavodoxin family protein, translating into MPKLNLKPESKPKPKLKLFGISASPRIAATDWIVRTGLGYAMDNWGAETRYFSAHGKKLNFCIHCDHCIKEGECIHSDAMNEVYSGFEWADAILIGTPVYQGTLSGQAKVLMDRMRAFVASDPHALRGKLGAVVADGGDRIGGQELAIRSIHDFYLINEMIPVGGGAFGANLGATFWSKDKGADGVRADEEGLKSLYRTIDRLVEVYLLIKIKRH
- the nifB gene encoding nitrogenase cofactor biosynthesis protein NifB, producing the protein MKPFVTEIEGKGVPWDASQLRKIQEHPCFSENACHLFGRMHLPVAPKCNIQCNYCIRKYDCVNESRPGVTSKVLSPEEALERVREVLNKVHYIKVVAVAGPGEPLFNEETFETFRLVKAEFPHLMRCMSTNGLLLPDRIDDIEELGIGTLTVTLNAVDPAIGKLIYSFVNYHGKIYRGEEAAEILLKNQLEGIREAVKRKIIVKVNTVYIPTINDKHIEDIAKQIGKMGVYMQNIMPLIPQYKFADIKPPTPEEKREMQARCSAYVKQMTHCRQCRADAIGRLGKDIQQQFFARHAQTQSKA